The following proteins are encoded in a genomic region of Neurospora crassa OR74A linkage group VI, whole genome shotgun sequence:
- a CDS encoding vesicle transport V-SNARE protein VTI1, protein MANILDSEAGTELFKHYETEYQLVQADLVQKLDQISELTGEPRKAALSTAERALEEAGELLDQMNMEKQNVPSSSRTAINKRLRDYRSDVDKYRRKLQTLATDRSALFGGRYTDNPGSSSGDRHFEQRQQLLSGTDRLDRSTQRLKASQALAAETEAIGASTLADLHRQREVIEHTTTILYESEGYVDRSVKTLKGMARRMATNRIITIAIITVLVLLIIAVIVSKFR, encoded by the exons ATGGCCAACATTCTCGACAGCGAAGCCGGCACAGAGCTCTTCAAGCATTATGAGACGGAATACCAGCTGGTCCAGGCCGACCTGGTCCAGAAGCTCGACCAAATCTCGGAGCTGACGGGCGAGCCCAGGAAAGCCGCCCTCAGCACGGCCGAGCGCGCCCTGGAGGAGGCCGGCGAGCTGCTGGACCAGATGAACATGGAGAAGCAGAACGTGCCCAGCTCGTCGCGGACCGCCATCAACAAGCGACTGCGCGACTACCGAAGCGACGTGGACAAGTATCGTCGCAAGCTGCAGACGCTGGCGACGGACCGCAGCGCCCTGTTCGGCGGCAGATACACCGATAACCCGGGCTCTTCGAGTGGCGATAGGCATTTTGAGCAGAGGCAGCAGCTGCTATctg GCACCGACCGGCTCGATCGGAGCACACAACGCCTCAAGGCCAGTCAGGCGCTGGCCGCCGAGACAGAGGCTATTGGCGCCAGCACCCTGGCCGACCTGCACCGCCAACGCGAAGTCATTGAGCACACCACCACGATACTATACGAGAGTGAAGGCTATGTGGACCGAAGTGTCAAGACACTAAAGGGCATGGCACGCAG GATGGCTACGAATCGGATAATCACCATTGCGATCATCACCGTGCTGGTCCTCCTTATCATTGCGGTTATCGTTAGCAAGTTCAGGTGA